The DNA sequence CGCTGCTGAACCGGTGGCGAAGACCGGCGAACGACACCCCGTCGTCCATGTTCATGTCCACGTTGAAGATGACGGGGACCAGGGGAACGCGGTCGGGCGCTCGAGGCACGCGGAGCTCCTGCAGCAGTTCGCTGAAGGTGAAGCGCTGATGGTCGAAGGCATCGAGCACCTCGCTCCGTCTGCGGTTCACGTGGGCGCTGAAGGGGGCGTTCAGATCGACCCGGGCACGCAGGGGCAGCAGCGACACGCAATGGCCGGCGAGCCTCGTCATGCCCATGTCGCTCTGGCCGGCGGCGGGAAGGCCGACGATCAGGTCTTGCTGTTCGGTGAGCCTTGCGAGGAAGACCTCGAAGGCCGCGAGCAGGGTGGTGACGAAGGTGGCTCCGCATCGCGTGGCCAGCTGCCGGAGCTGATGGGCCAGCGCAGGGTCGAGCGGCACATCGATCCGATCGGCGGTGAAGCTGCGTTCCGGCCTGCGGGGATGATCGGTGGGCAGGTCCACCATGGGTGCACCGTCCGCGTACAGCGTCCTCCAATAGGCTCGTACCGCGTCACCTTCCGGCGAGCGGTGGAAGTCGTTCAGTGCTTCGGCGAAGGTGCTGTAGGCCTCGGCCACCGGGGCGGCCGGCGAAGCCGGGTCCAGGTTCGCATTGTACAACAGGCTCAGGTCGGCCATCAGGACACCCAGGCTCCACCCGTCGCATACGGCATGGTGCCCCACGATCCGCAGACGGTGCAGGTCGTCGCGCAGCCGGAGCAGCACGAAGCGGAACAGTGGGCCGTTCAACAGGTCGAACGGCCGCCTCATCAGGTCGGCGTCCAACCGGTCAAGCCAGGCCGAACGCTCCTGCTCGTCCTGGCCGCGCAGGTCGTGCAGGTCAAAGGGAAGCTGCACCGACTCCAGCACGAGCGCCCGTTGGCCGCTGCTGTCGAACACGGTGCGCAGGGCTTCGTGACGAACGCCCAGCTCGTTGAGCGCCGCGCGCATGGCGGTCTCATCGAGCGCTCCCTGCAGCGTGAGGCTCACGGACTCGTTGTATGCGCAGGAGGCCTCGTCGCCGAGCTGCGAGGCTGTCCATACCTCCCGCTGCGGCCCGGTGGTGGGGTAGGTCAGCAGCACGGACGGCCCGACGAACGGGTCGTGCTCGGTGCTGAGAAGGCGGATCTCGGGAACGAATTTCTCCATGTCATGACGCCGATGCCTCGGCGGGGGTGCTTCGATCAGTCCTCTTCGATCATCAGGTACTTGCCATGTCGCTCAGGGTCCGGCACGAACCACGCCGCATCACCTTTCGGTGTGCGACCCAGTCGGGCTCCGGGTAGCGGCGGCTTCCCGGCCACCTGGAGGCGCTCATGCGCAGGGCGGATCAGTCCGCCCAGCACGCTGTTCACCGTGGGGATCGGATAGGTGCGCTCCGGCATGAAGCCGCTCTCACGCAGCTCCTTGCAGGTCTTCTCCACCGCGTTGATGATGAACTCGATGTCCGCCGTGGTGTGCGCGGTGGTGATGAAGTGCGGGAAGTCCAGCACGTGCACGCCGTGGTAGCGCATCAGCATGAAGAAGAGCTCGGTGTAGTTGACGCTCTCGTCGTACTTCGTCTTGAAGGCGCTGCCGAAGTTCACCCAGCGGTAGGGGAGCTGGTACTGGTCGAAGAGCCCGTTCACGCGGGCCACCATGTCCTCGGTGATGGTGTTGAGGCGCTCCTGCAGAGCCGGGCCTTCGTTCTTCATGTATACCAGCGCGGCCTTCATCGCGGCCAGCGTCAGCGGGTGGCGCACGAAGGTGCCGGCGAAGTAGGTCACACCGGCGGGCGGCACGCTGTCGTCGCCATACTGCCAGTGGCCGCCGTCGAGGGCGTCCATCCATTCGCTCTTGCCGATCATGGCGCCCACGGGCATGCCGCCGCCGATCACCTTGCCGTAGGTGCCGATGTCGGCCTGGATGCCGAAGAGCGCCTGGGTGCCGTTGGGGTGCGTGCGGAAGCCGGTGATCACCTCGTCGAAGATGAGCGCGGTGCCGTTCTCCTGGGTGATGCGGCGCACCTCGCGGAGGAAGTCCACCGGACGGAACTCCATGCGGCGGCTCTGCACTGGCTCCACCAGCACGGCCGCTGCTTCGTGGCAGCGCTGCTTGATGATCTCCAGGCTCTCGGGCGTACCGTAGTCGAGCACGAGCATGTTCTGCACGGCCTCGGGCATGATGCCGGGCGCACCGGGATAGCTCTTCTTGCTCTTGCTGCCGCGGATGATCACCTCGTCGTTGATGCCGTGGTAGCTGCCGCTGAAGGAGATGATGAGGCTGCGGCCGGTCACCGTGCGGGCCATGCGCATGGCGCCGAGCACCGCTTCGGAACCGGTGTTGCACACCGCTGCACGATCTGCTCCGGTGAGTTCGCACAACAGTTTCGAGACCTCTGCGGCCAGCGGGTGCATGGGACCGATCTCGATGCCTTGCTCCAGCTGCTCATGGCAAGCCTTCTTGATGAAGTCGGGCATGTAGCCGAACATCGAGGAGCCGAAGCCGCTCAGGATGTCCACGTACTCGTTGCCGTCGATGTCCCACAGGTGGCAGCCCACGCTCTTGTCCACGACCACTTGGTAGATGAGCTCCTTGGTCTGCGGCTTGAAGCCGGTGACCACACGCGGGTCGGCCATCGGCTTGCGGTTCTCCTGGGTGAAGGCCTTGCTCTTCGCGGTCTTCGCCACGTAGCGCTTCACGAAGGCGTCGAACCAGGCGCGCTGCTGCGGCGTCATGTCGTCCACCTTCTCCTTGCTGATGCGCGCCTGGGCACCGAAGACCTTCTTCAGTTCGGGGGCGTCTTCGAAGGCAGAGGTGGCAGGGGCAGGCGCAGGAGCAACACCCGCGCTTTTTGCGCCTGCACCTGCTCCTGCCCCTGTATTCGTCCAATGCGGCAGAATGTAGTCCGCCAGTTTGTCCAGGTTCGGGACTTCCTCGTTCAATTGACGGAACGAGATCTTCACGCCGAACTTCTTGCTCAACGAGGTCGCCACCTGTGTGAGGAACAGCGAGTCGAGGCCCATCTCCAGGAAAGTCTCCTCGTTGCTGACCTCCGCCAGTTCAAGGCCGGAGCTCTCTTCCAGCAGGTGCTTGATCTGCGCGATCAGCGCCTCCTTGGGGCTGAGGTTGGCATCACCACTGTTGGGAACGGGGGCCTCGATCGTCGTGCTGGCGATCGCACGGCCGCCATCGGCCACCATGGTCACGGGGTCCACCCAGTGGCGGATGCGCTCGAATGCGTAGGTCGGCATTGAGATGCGATGACGCGTCTCGGTCTCGTAGAACTTCCTCCAGTCGATGAGTACGCCGCTCTGCCAAAGGCCACCGACCGCTTTGAGCAGTTGCGTCAGTTCATTGCCGTTGCCGGCGGAGTCGCCTAGAGATGGAACAGCCGCTTGCTTCTTGTTGTCGGTGCTCTGCTGACGAGCGAGCGTAGTTGCAGTCGTGCGAGGACCAACCTCCAGCATCACGCGGTCGGCATCGCTCCACGCGAACTTCACGGCTTGTGCGAAGCGCACCGTGGCGCGCAGGTGGTCGCTCCAGTACTTCGGCGAGGTGGCCTCGTCGTCCTTCATCCATTCCGCGGTCACCGTGCTGACGATGGGGATGCGCGGGGCACTGAGCTTCACGCCCTCCACCACCTTGCGGTAGGGCTCCACGATGGCGTCCATCATGGGGCTATGGAACGCATGACTGGTCACCAGCAGCTTGCAGGTGATGCCGTCCTTCTCCAGTTCAGCTTGCAGCTTGGCGATCGCCTCGTGCGGACCGCTGGCCACGCACAGCTGCGGACCGTTGTTCGCGGCGATGCTGCAACCGGCGGGGAGCTTCTTCACCACATCCTCTTCCGCCGCGCGCACGCTGAGCATGCTGCCACCGGGCAGTTCCTGCATCATGCGGCCCCGGTTGGCCACGAGCTTCACGGCATCCTCCAGCGAGAACACGCCGGCCAGGCAGGCCGCGGCGAACTCGCCGATGCTGTGGCCCATCATCGCATCCGGCGTGATGCCCCAGTGCATCCACAGTTTCGCGAGGCTGTAGTGCATGGTGAAGAGCGAGGCCTGCGTGTAGATGGTCTGCTTCAGCTGCTCGGCGGCCTTCTCCTCTTCACCGGCCTTCGGGAAGATGATGGCCTTGAGATCGGTGCCGAACTCCTTCGTGAAGAGATCGCAGCAACGGTCGAAGTGCTGCTTGAAGACGGGCTCGCTGTCGCAAAGGTCGCGGCCCATGTTCACGTACTGCGATCCCTGGCCGGGGAACATGAACACCACGCCGGGCGCGGCCTCGTGCAGCTCGCGCGTGCCGATCAGGTTGGTGTCCTTGTTGGCGATGGCCTCGATCACTTCGCCGTGCGAACCGCCTACGATCAGGCGACGATGCTTGAAGTGGCGGCGGCCCACCTGCAGGGTGTAGGCGGCGTCGGCAAGGTTGGCTTCGGGATGCGCTTCGAGCCACACGCGGAGATTCTCCGTCATGGCATCGAGACTGGTCTTGCTCTTCGCGCTGAGCAGGAGGAGCTGCTTGCTGCGCGATGCGCTGGAGGCCACGGCCACCGGCGGCTCCGCGAGGATCACGTGCGCGTTGGTGCCGCCCACGCCGAAACTGCTGACGCCGGCGATGCGCGGCTTGTCCGGCACACGCGGCCAGGCTTCGCTTTCCGTCAATACCCTGAACGGGGAATTAGCGAAGTCGATCGCGGGGTTCGGTGTCTCGAAGCCCACGTTCGCCGGGATCACTTCCTGTTGAAGTGCGAGGGCGGTCTTGATCACGCCTGCAGCACCGGCGGCCGGAGTCAGGTGACCGATGTTGCTCTTGATCGAGCCGATCACGCAGTGGTGGCCGTTGGTCTTGCCGCCGAACGCCAGCGTCAACGCCTCCACCTCGATCGGATCGCCGAGGGGGGTCGCCGTTCCATGGGTCTCCACGTAGGTGACCTCGCCCGGCGTCACGCCCGCATCGGCCTGCGCCATGGCGATCACTTCGGCCTGGCCGCGCACGCTCGGTGCGGTGAAGCTGGCCTTGTCGCTGCCGTCGTTGTTCAGCGCGGCGCCCTTGATCACCGCGTAGATGTGGTCCTTGTCGCGCACCGCGTCATCCAAGCGCTTCAGCACGATGATGCCGCACCCGTCGCTGAACGAGGTGCCCTTGCCGTTCGCATCGAAGGTGCGGGTACTGCCGTCAGGGCTGTACATGCCGCCCTCGTTGTACACGATGCCGCTGTTGATCGGCGCGGTGATCGCGATGCCTCCGGCCAGCGCCATGTCGCATTCGCCATCGCGCAGCGCATTGAAGGCCTGGGCGATCGCCACCAGCGAGGTGCTGCACGCCGTGTGGATGCTCAATGCCGGACCCCGCAGGTCGAACTCGAACGCGAGGCGCGTGGCGATGTAGTCCTTCTCGTTGGCCGTCATCACCGCGAAGTCGCCGACCTGCTCGATGAGCTCGGGGTGGCCGATGACGTTGCGGGTGAAGTAGGTGTTGTTGCCCATGCCGGCGTACACACCGATGAGCCCGGCAAACTGTGCGGGATCGTAGGCGGCATCCTCCAGCGCGGCCCAGGCGGTCTCCAGGAACACGCGTTGCTGCGGGTCCATCAGCGCGGCCACCTTGGGGTTCACGCCGAAGAAGGCGTGGTCGAACTTGTCGGCATCGGCGATCACGCCGCGGGCCTTCACGTAGTCGGGGTCGTTGCGCAGCTCGGCGGGGATGCTCGGGTCGAGCTCATCCACCGTCCACGTGCTGATGCTGTTCTTCTTCGCGAGCAGGTTCTTCCAGAGCTGCTCCACGTTCTCCGCACCCGGGAAGCGGCCGCTCATGCCGATGATGGCCACGTCCCGCTTTTCGGGCGAGACATGTCTCGCCCCTACGCGGGCTTTGGCCATGTCGGTGGGTGAAACAGCGCTCGCATCACCCTCAAGGAATGCTGCACATGCGCGGACCGTCGGGTGCTGGTAGAGCTTCACGATCGGCAGCTTCAGGCCATGGCTTTCCAGCTGCGCCACACATTGGATGCTCAGCAGCGAGTTGCCGCCGAGGTCGAAGAAGTTGTCGTCGATGCCCACGCGGTCGATGCCGAGCAGGTCGGCCCATACGTTCGCCAGCGTCTTCTGCACAGCGCTCGTCGGGGCGGCGAAGGCCACGTCGAGGTCGGGGCGTTTCACATCAGGTGCTGGTAGGGCCTTGCGGTCGATCTTGCCGCTGGGCGTGCGCGGTAGCTCCTTCACGGCCACGAAGGCGGAGGGCTGCATGTAGTCGGGGAGGAGGGAGGCGAGGTGCTTTCGCAGCTCGTTCGTGCTCAGTTCGTTGTTCGCGACATAGTAGCCGATGAGGCGCTTGAGGCCCGGACGGTCCTCGCGGACGGTGGCCACGGCCTGTTCCACCGCAGGGTGCTTTTCCATGGCCACCTCCACCTCGCCGAGCTCGATGCGGTAGCCGCGGACCTTCACCTGGCCGTCGATGCGGCCCTTGTAGTCGATCTCGCCGTTGGGCAGTTCCGCCGCACGGTCGCCGGTCTTGTACAGACGACCACCGGGGATGAAGGGATCCGCAAGGAAGCGCTCCGCCGTGAGGTCATCGCGGCCGATGTAGCCCTTGGCCACACAGGCGCCGCCGAGGTACAATTCACCTTCCTCGCCCTTCGCGACGGGCTTCATCTGCTCGTCGAGCACGTAGAGCTTCACGTTGTCGATGGCGGTGCCGATGTTGGGCAGGGCAGGCCAGGTGGAAGGATCGCCCTTCAGTTCGAGCTCGCTCACCACGTGGCCTTCGGTGGGGCCGTACTGGTTGCAGAAACGGCAGCCGGGCAGTTGCTTGAACAGGTTCGCGATGGCGGGCGTGATCTTCAGTTGCTCGCCGCTGGTGAAGACCTCTTTCAGCGTGGACGGCACTTCGCCGGTGCGCTCCACGGCCTCGGCCAGGTATTGCAACGCCACGAAGGGCACGATGATGCGATTGATCTTCTGGGCGATGATCTTCCGCAGGAGCTGCGAGCTGTTCAGGCGGTCCTCATCGGTGATCAGCACCAGCGTGCCGCCCTGGGCGAACGTGGTGAAGATCTCCTGGAAGCTCACGTCGAAGCTGATCGGCGCGAACTGCAAGGTCCGATCACCGGCCTTGCAGTTGCTGGTGCGCAGCTGCCACTCGATCAGGTTGGTGAGCGGCGCATGGTGCATCGCCACGCCCTTGGGGCGGCCGGTACTGCCGCTGGTGAAGAGCACATAAAGGAGGTCGTCCGGCGTGACGGGACATGGGCCTTCGAACAGGGGGCCGTTCTCCAGATCGACGTCCTCGATGAGGATGACCTTGGTCGAGGTGCCCTTGAAGAGGTGCTGGTGCGCCTTGCTGGTGATCACCACCGGCGGCTTGGCGTCCTCCAGCATGCCAGCGATGCGCTCAGCCGGGTAGGTGGGATCGATGGGCACGTAGGCGGCGCCGGCCTGCACGATGCCGAGGACGGATACGATGAGCTCGGGGGAGCGATCGAGGCAGAGGCCGATGGTGGTGCCACGGCCGGCACCAAGGCCCGTGACACGCCCGGCGATGCGCGACGCACGGGCACCGATCTCACCGGCGGTGAAGGTCAGTTCGTCGGAGACGAGCGCAACGCGTTCAGGATGGTCGGCGTGGGTGTTGACAATGCGGTCGATGAGGGTGCGTGAGCGGTCGGTGGACATCGGTGGTCGTGTTCGGGAGGGTGCGGGAGAAGGCAGGCGGTATACGACAAGCCCTGGGTTCGAGTTCGGATGTGCTTCAAGCCCACAGGATCAGGTGGTTAGCCTTGGCATGCGGGATGGTGGTCGGTCCGGTGGAGCAAAGATCGTCCTTCGTCGGCCGGATGTCCTGATCCATCGAATTGGTGGGCGCTTACGGCTTAGCGCGTGCCAGTTTCGTCGAACTTCGCGGCGTTTTTACCGCCCGAAGGGCGGAGATCTCCACATGCATCAGTTGAGCACGGAACGGGCGACAAGGGAGGGGGGCGAGGCGACGACACTCCCTCGTGCTGCTGGTGAGGGACTGATGGTCAGGTTCTTATGCGTGGTCCTCAGCTTTTGGTGGGCCATCCAGATCAGCCCTGGCCAGACCAACGGCGAGAACCGGTCCGTGCAGCTCTGGACCACCGTGACCTCCAGCCCGGCCGGCATCACCCTGAACTGGAAGTCGCACCCCAACACGACCGGGTTCACCGTCTTCCGGAAACTCAAAGGCGGCACCAGTTGGGGCAGCTCGATCGCCACACTGGGAAGCACGGCCACGCAGTTCACCGACAATGGGGTGCAGCTGAACACCTCCTACGAGTACAAGGTGGTGCGCACCACGTCCAACCTGGGCAGTGGGTACGGTTATGTCAACGCCGGCATCCAGCTGGAGATGGTCGAGCAGCGCGGCAAGGTGGTGCTGGTGGTCGACAACACCTTCACCGGGAGCCTCGCGGCGCAGCTCACCCAGTTGCAGAACGACCTGGAGGGTGAAGGGTGGAAGGTGATCCGGCATGACGTGAGCAGGACGGCGGCCGTGACGGCCGTGAAGTCACTGATCCAAGGCACCTACGCGGCGGATCCCTCCAACGTGAAGGCGGTCCTTCTGGTCGGACATGTTCCGGTGCCGCGGAGCGGGGCGTTGGCGCCCGACGGCCACAGCGACCACTACGGGGCCTGGAGCGCCGACGTGTATTACGGCGAGATGAACGGGGCGTGGACGGACAACTCCACGAACACCTCCACGGCGGCGTGGACCTTGAACCATAACGTGCCGGGGGATGGGAGGTTCGATCAGACCACGATCCCGACGGCCGTGGAACTGGCCGTAGGCCGGATCGACATGAGCGACCTGCCTGACATCGGCGTCAGCGAGACGACCCTGCTGTCGAACTACCTCACCAAGCTCCACAACTGGAAGGTGAAGGCGCTTACAGCCGATGTGAAGGGTCTGGTGGACGACAACTTCACCGGCTATTCGGAGGCGTTCTCGCAGAACGGCTGGCGTGGCTTCGGCCCGCTGGTGCATCCCAACAATGTGGCGGCTGCTGATTATTTCGGCACGCTGGCCACCCAGAGCCGCCTGTTCAGCTACGGGTGCGGGGGAGGCTGGTTCAACAACTCCAACGGTGTCGGCAACACGGCCCAGTTCGGCACCACCCAGGTGAGGACCATCTTCACCTTTTTGTTCGGAAGCTATTTCGGGGACTTCGACACGCAGAACAACTTCCTGCGGGCCCCGCTGGCCTCCGGCCATGCCCTGACCAGTGCGTGGGCCGGGTTCCCCAACTGGTTCATCCACCACATGGGCATGGGGGAGACCATCGGCTACAGCCTGGTGCTGGCGCAGAACAACAGCACCAACCACTATGAGCCCACCAACGGGCAGACCTCGCGCGTCCACATCGCCTTGATGGGCGATCCCACCTTGCGCATGCATGTGGTGGCCCCGGTCTCGCAGGTCACCTGCAACCAGACCGGTGGGAGCACGGCGAACATCAGCTGGACGGCCTCCCCGGATGCGGTGATCGGGTATCACGTCTACCGCTACGATACCAACACCCAGAACTGGGTGCGTCGGACGTCCACGCCGGTCACGGCCACAAGCTTCATCGATAACATCACCGGTCTGACCGGAACGGTGCGGTACATGGTGCGCGCACTGAAGCTGGAGGTGAGCCACAGCGGGAGCTACTACAACCTGAGCCTCGGCATCGTGGGCACCCTGAGCATCGCCGGTCAGGTGGCGGACTGTCTGGGCGTGGTGGGCGGGAGCGCGCTGCCGGGCACCGCGTGCAACGACAACAACCCGAATACCATCAACGACACATGGACCAGTGGCTGCCAGTGCGCGGGCCAGCTGCCTGCGGATTGCCTGGGTGTTCCGGGAGGCACCGCCCTGCCGGGCACGTCGTGCAGCGATGGCAACGCCTGCACCACCGGGGATGTCTGGAACAGCAACTGCCAGTGCGTGGGCACCCCCATCGTCTGCAATGACAACAATCCGTGCACCACGGACCAGTGCAGCAACGGGGTCTGCGTGTTCAGTGCCGTTCCCGACAGCGATGGCGATGGCATCTGCAACGCGACGGACAACTGCCCGAACACACCGGGCCAGGTGGGCAGCGCGTGCAATGACAACGACCCCTGCACGACGAACGATGTGCTGAACGCGAGCTGCCAGTGCGTGGGCACGGCGAGCCCGGACAGCGATGGGGACGGCATCTGCAACGCGACGGACAACTGCCCGAACGCGCCGGGCCAGGTGGGCACCGCCTGCAATGACAACGACCCCTGCACGACGAACGACGTGCTGAACGCGACCTGCCAGTGCGTAGGGACAGCGCTTCCGGACAGCGATGGCGACGGCATCTGCAACGCACAGGACAACTGCCCCAACGCCCCGGGCCAGGTCGGGAGTCCCTGCAATGACGGCAACGCGCAGACCGTGAACGACGCGCTGAACGCCAGCTGCCAGTGCGCGGGGATCCCCTTGAACCTGGACTGCCTGGGTGTGCCCAATGGCGGGGCCTTGCCGGGTACGCCTTGCAATGACGGGAACGCCTGCACCACCGGGGACACGTGGAACGGCAACTGCCAGTGTGTCGGTGTTCCGTTGGTCTGTGATGATGGGAACCCCTGTACCAACCAGCAGTGTCTGGGCGGCACCTGCATCTACATCCCCGTTCCGGACAGTGATGGCGACGGGCTTTGCAACGCGATCGACCCCTGCCCGGCCCTGCCCGGGGTGCCCGGAACCCCT is a window from the Flavobacteriales bacterium genome containing:
- a CDS encoding amino acid adenylation domain-containing protein, which produces MSTDRSRTLIDRIVNTHADHPERVALVSDELTFTAGEIGARASRIAGRVTGLGAGRGTTIGLCLDRSPELIVSVLGIVQAGAAYVPIDPTYPAERIAGMLEDAKPPVVITSKAHQHLFKGTSTKVILIEDVDLENGPLFEGPCPVTPDDLLYVLFTSGSTGRPKGVAMHHAPLTNLIEWQLRTSNCKAGDRTLQFAPISFDVSFQEIFTTFAQGGTLVLITDEDRLNSSQLLRKIIAQKINRIIVPFVALQYLAEAVERTGEVPSTLKEVFTSGEQLKITPAIANLFKQLPGCRFCNQYGPTEGHVVSELELKGDPSTWPALPNIGTAIDNVKLYVLDEQMKPVAKGEEGELYLGGACVAKGYIGRDDLTAERFLADPFIPGGRLYKTGDRAAELPNGEIDYKGRIDGQVKVRGYRIELGEVEVAMEKHPAVEQAVATVREDRPGLKRLIGYYVANNELSTNELRKHLASLLPDYMQPSAFVAVKELPRTPSGKIDRKALPAPDVKRPDLDVAFAAPTSAVQKTLANVWADLLGIDRVGIDDNFFDLGGNSLLSIQCVAQLESHGLKLPIVKLYQHPTVRACAAFLEGDASAVSPTDMAKARVGARHVSPEKRDVAIIGMSGRFPGAENVEQLWKNLLAKKNSISTWTVDELDPSIPAELRNDPDYVKARGVIADADKFDHAFFGVNPKVAALMDPQQRVFLETAWAALEDAAYDPAQFAGLIGVYAGMGNNTYFTRNVIGHPELIEQVGDFAVMTANEKDYIATRLAFEFDLRGPALSIHTACSTSLVAIAQAFNALRDGECDMALAGGIAITAPINSGIVYNEGGMYSPDGSTRTFDANGKGTSFSDGCGIIVLKRLDDAVRDKDHIYAVIKGAALNNDGSDKASFTAPSVRGQAEVIAMAQADAGVTPGEVTYVETHGTATPLGDPIEVEALTLAFGGKTNGHHCVIGSIKSNIGHLTPAAGAAGVIKTALALQQEVIPANVGFETPNPAIDFANSPFRVLTESEAWPRVPDKPRIAGVSSFGVGGTNAHVILAEPPVAVASSASRSKQLLLLSAKSKTSLDAMTENLRVWLEAHPEANLADAAYTLQVGRRHFKHRRLIVGGSHGEVIEAIANKDTNLIGTRELHEAAPGVVFMFPGQGSQYVNMGRDLCDSEPVFKQHFDRCCDLFTKEFGTDLKAIIFPKAGEEEKAAEQLKQTIYTQASLFTMHYSLAKLWMHWGITPDAMMGHSIGEFAAACLAGVFSLEDAVKLVANRGRMMQELPGGSMLSVRAAEEDVVKKLPAGCSIAANNGPQLCVASGPHEAIAKLQAELEKDGITCKLLVTSHAFHSPMMDAIVEPYRKVVEGVKLSAPRIPIVSTVTAEWMKDDEATSPKYWSDHLRATVRFAQAVKFAWSDADRVMLEVGPRTTATTLARQQSTDNKKQAAVPSLGDSAGNGNELTQLLKAVGGLWQSGVLIDWRKFYETETRHRISMPTYAFERIRHWVDPVTMVADGGRAIASTTIEAPVPNSGDANLSPKEALIAQIKHLLEESSGLELAEVSNEETFLEMGLDSLFLTQVATSLSKKFGVKISFRQLNEEVPNLDKLADYILPHWTNTGAGAGAGAKSAGVAPAPAPATSAFEDAPELKKVFGAQARISKEKVDDMTPQQRAWFDAFVKRYVAKTAKSKAFTQENRKPMADPRVVTGFKPQTKELIYQVVVDKSVGCHLWDIDGNEYVDILSGFGSSMFGYMPDFIKKACHEQLEQGIEIGPMHPLAAEVSKLLCELTGADRAAVCNTGSEAVLGAMRMARTVTGRSLIISFSGSYHGINDEVIIRGSKSKKSYPGAPGIMPEAVQNMLVLDYGTPESLEIIKQRCHEAAAVLVEPVQSRRMEFRPVDFLREVRRITQENGTALIFDEVITGFRTHPNGTQALFGIQADIGTYGKVIGGGMPVGAMIGKSEWMDALDGGHWQYGDDSVPPAGVTYFAGTFVRHPLTLAAMKAALVYMKNEGPALQERLNTITEDMVARVNGLFDQYQLPYRWVNFGSAFKTKYDESVNYTELFFMLMRYHGVHVLDFPHFITTAHTTADIEFIINAVEKTCKELRESGFMPERTYPIPTVNSVLGGLIRPAHERLQVAGKPPLPGARLGRTPKGDAAWFVPDPERHGKYLMIEED